The stretch of DNA GGAGACGATCGCCTCCGCTTGGCCTGATATCGCACTCGAGAACGCGGTTGTCCGCATCGTCGGGGATCACGCGCAGCCGGCGCTCGCACTCCACGACCTCCCCAACGCGCGCCAGCTGCCGGATCACGGCCTCCACATGCTCGTCGTCGAACCCGAGGACCTCGTACAGCTTGTCGTCGAGTCCGGCCAGCAGCGCCCGCGATGTCAGGAGTGAGGCGTCACCCTCGAGGATGCGCCGGAACAGCACGCCCGGCTTCCCGCCGAAGCCGTACGCCGAGACGAGGACGTTCGTATCAAGGACGAGGCGCATTCCCACGCGCCTCATGGATCAGCCGGTCGACGTCGGCCTCGCTACGCACGCCCCGCTCGCGCGCCCTGCCGCGTCCGTACTCAGCGACCTCCTCGAACGCGGCGATCCCGCGCTGCGATTCGTACAGGCGGACCATCGCTCGGAAGAGCTCGCTCTTCGACCGGCCCTCCTCCCGCGCGATACGTTCCACCCTGGCCGCGAGCTCCGCTGGGACCGAGAAGCCCATCGTCACTGCCGTCCTCGGCACGATCGCCTCACTTCCGTCTGAAACGGTTTCAAACGCTGCTAACGCGAGCACGGGGCGATCCGCAAGCTCGCGTCGGCGTCACGACCGGGTCGTCGCGATCTCCTCGAGCACCCGCCCGCAGCGACCGCACACCTCCGTGTGCTCGGGCACGGAGCCGATGTCGGTGCGCACGTTCCAGCACCTCGGGCACTTCTCGCCCTCGGCGGGCAGCACCTCGACCGCCACAGAGTCGCCTTCGCGCAGCTCCACCGCGCTCACGATGAACAGGTCGGCGAGCGTCCGCTCGCCCCGATCGCGCAGGACCCCGAGCGTGTCCGCGGGGGATGTCACGACCGCGCGCGCCTCCTGGCTCTTGCCGATGCGCCCCGCGTTGCGGGCGTCCTCGAGCGCTCTCGTGACCTCGTCGCGCACGCGCAGCACCGCCCCGAACGCCTCGCGGAGCCGCTCGGCGTCCTCGGCGTGCTCCGCCGGCGCCGTGACGGCCGGCCAGCCGGCGAGCTGGACGGACTCCACACCAGCACGGAGGTCCTCAAGCATGAAGGACCAGACCTCCTCGGAGGTGAAGGTGAGAA from Coriobacteriia bacterium encodes:
- a CDS encoding ribbon-helix-helix protein, CopG family, whose product is MPRTAVTMGFSVPAELAARVERIAREEGRSKSELFRAMVRLYESQRGIAAFEEVAEYGRGRARERGVRSEADVDRLIHEARGNAPRP
- a CDS encoding putative toxin-antitoxin system toxin component, PIN family, whose amino-acid sequence is MRLVLDTNVLVSAYGFGGKPGVLFRRILEGDASLLTSRALLAGLDDKLYEVLGFDDEHVEAVIRQLARVGEVVECERRLRVIPDDADNRVLECDIRPSGGDRL